A window of Solanum stenotomum isolate F172 chromosome 3, ASM1918654v1, whole genome shotgun sequence contains these coding sequences:
- the LOC125858285 gene encoding polyadenylate-binding protein-interacting protein 12-like isoform X1 yields MAVDENGSLNRTDDSAVKNDSAAVDQNGAPRSTIPSDQDIQMMSVDHQPQKTSLQHKPQMGVFQQQKQSINGNGVMSQHNFQTQHQKMNGVDLRRNGGVVDEDEDGEGFKKEMRDLEEMLSKLNPMAEEFVPPSLSSNHGVVPISPGGEQFGFDAFNFVMQAGLSDGNFNRKQKRNGYGLGRRRTNVRTSMAQREDVIRRTVYVSEVDQQVTEEQLATLFLTCGQVVDCRICGDPNSVLRFAFIEFTDEEGARTALSLAGTMLGFYPVRVLPSKTAIAPVNPTFLPRSEDEREMCARTIYCTNIDKKVTQADVKLFFEYFCGEVKRLRLLGDYHHTTRIGFVEFVMAESAIAALNCSGAILGSLPIRVSPSKTPVRPRAPPRSPVQ; encoded by the exons ATGGCCGTGGATGAGAATGGCTCCTTGAATCGGACGGACGATAGTGCTGTAAAGAATGATTCCGCTGCCGTCGATCAGAACGGTGCGCCACGGTCAACGATACCCAGTGATCAGGATATTCAAATGATGTCTGTTGATCATCAACCCCAGAAAACGAGTTTGCAGCATAAGCCTCAAATGGGTGTTTTTCAACAGCAGAAACAAAGCATCAACGGCAATGGAGTGATGAGTCAGCATAATTTTCAGACTCAGCATCAGAAAATGAACGGTGTTGATTTGAGAAGAAATGGAGGGGTTGTTGATGAGGATGAAGATGGGGAAGGGTTTAAGAAGGAGATGAGGGATTTGGAGGAAATGCTTTCCAAATTGAACCCCATGGCTGAAGAGTTTGTGCCTCCTTCACTCTCTAGCAACCACGGAGTAGTGCCAATCTCTCCTGGTGGAGAACAATTTGGGTTTGATGCTTTCAATTTTGTAATGCAAGCTGGACTCAGCGATGGAAATTTCAACAGAAAG CAGAAGAGAAATGGCTATGGTCTTGGTAGGAGACGGACAAATGTCCGGACAAGCATGGCCCAACGTGAAGATGTTATAAGGAGGACAGTTTATGTGTCTGAAGTTGATCAACAG GTGACTGAAGAGCAACTTGCTACACTCTTTCTTACTTGTGGGCAG GTGGTTGACTGTCGCATATGTGGAGACCCCAATTCTGTACTCCGTTTCGCCTTTATTGAATTTACTGATGAAG AAGGTGCAAGGACTGCTCTGAGTCTTGCAGGAACTATGCTAGGGTTTTACCCTGTGAGAGTGCTTCCTTCTAAAACTGCAATTGCACCAGTTAATCCAACATTTCTTCCAAGG TCTGAAGATGAAAGGGAGATGTGTGCAAGAACTATATACTGTACAAACATTGATAAAAAG GTTACTCAAGCAGATGTCAAGCTCTTTTTTGAATACTTTTGTGGAGAG GTTAAGCGCCTGAGGTTACTTGGTGACTATCATCATACTACTCGTATAGGTTTTGTCGAGTTTGTTATG GCAGAGAGTGCCATTGCTGCACTGAACTGCAGTGGTGCAATCCTGGGATCTCTTCCTATAAG AGTAAGCCCATCAAAGACTCCTGTTCGACCCCGTGCTCCTCCTCGCTCGCCTGTGCAGTGA
- the LOC125858285 gene encoding polyadenylate-binding protein-interacting protein 12-like isoform X2, giving the protein MAVDENGSLNRTDDSAVKNDSAAVDQNGAPRSTIPSDQDIQMMSVDHQPQKTSLQHKPQMGVFQQQKQSINGNGVMSQHNFQTQHQKMNGVDLRRNGGVVDEDEDGEGFKKEMRDLEEMLSKLNPMAEEFVPPSLSSNHGVVPISPGGEQFGFDAFNFVMQAGLSDGNFNRKKRNGYGLGRRRTNVRTSMAQREDVIRRTVYVSEVDQQVTEEQLATLFLTCGQVVDCRICGDPNSVLRFAFIEFTDEEGARTALSLAGTMLGFYPVRVLPSKTAIAPVNPTFLPRSEDEREMCARTIYCTNIDKKVTQADVKLFFEYFCGEVKRLRLLGDYHHTTRIGFVEFVMAESAIAALNCSGAILGSLPIRVSPSKTPVRPRAPPRSPVQ; this is encoded by the exons ATGGCCGTGGATGAGAATGGCTCCTTGAATCGGACGGACGATAGTGCTGTAAAGAATGATTCCGCTGCCGTCGATCAGAACGGTGCGCCACGGTCAACGATACCCAGTGATCAGGATATTCAAATGATGTCTGTTGATCATCAACCCCAGAAAACGAGTTTGCAGCATAAGCCTCAAATGGGTGTTTTTCAACAGCAGAAACAAAGCATCAACGGCAATGGAGTGATGAGTCAGCATAATTTTCAGACTCAGCATCAGAAAATGAACGGTGTTGATTTGAGAAGAAATGGAGGGGTTGTTGATGAGGATGAAGATGGGGAAGGGTTTAAGAAGGAGATGAGGGATTTGGAGGAAATGCTTTCCAAATTGAACCCCATGGCTGAAGAGTTTGTGCCTCCTTCACTCTCTAGCAACCACGGAGTAGTGCCAATCTCTCCTGGTGGAGAACAATTTGGGTTTGATGCTTTCAATTTTGTAATGCAAGCTGGACTCAGCGATGGAAATTTCAACAGAAAG AAGAGAAATGGCTATGGTCTTGGTAGGAGACGGACAAATGTCCGGACAAGCATGGCCCAACGTGAAGATGTTATAAGGAGGACAGTTTATGTGTCTGAAGTTGATCAACAG GTGACTGAAGAGCAACTTGCTACACTCTTTCTTACTTGTGGGCAG GTGGTTGACTGTCGCATATGTGGAGACCCCAATTCTGTACTCCGTTTCGCCTTTATTGAATTTACTGATGAAG AAGGTGCAAGGACTGCTCTGAGTCTTGCAGGAACTATGCTAGGGTTTTACCCTGTGAGAGTGCTTCCTTCTAAAACTGCAATTGCACCAGTTAATCCAACATTTCTTCCAAGG TCTGAAGATGAAAGGGAGATGTGTGCAAGAACTATATACTGTACAAACATTGATAAAAAG GTTACTCAAGCAGATGTCAAGCTCTTTTTTGAATACTTTTGTGGAGAG GTTAAGCGCCTGAGGTTACTTGGTGACTATCATCATACTACTCGTATAGGTTTTGTCGAGTTTGTTATG GCAGAGAGTGCCATTGCTGCACTGAACTGCAGTGGTGCAATCCTGGGATCTCTTCCTATAAG AGTAAGCCCATCAAAGACTCCTGTTCGACCCCGTGCTCCTCCTCGCTCGCCTGTGCAGTGA